The following coding sequences lie in one Zingiber officinale cultivar Zhangliang chromosome 2B, Zo_v1.1, whole genome shotgun sequence genomic window:
- the LOC122047986 gene encoding histone deacetylase 15-like isoform X2, whose amino-acid sequence MASETLCTSLKGKKICGKNKVHNEIHSRECQNCSYESHGKFPSQSVNGSTNLSESFHKGSDHNHGSLIAKSNQLHLPSETPMHRPISEVRTVTNTSEKACLNEEHDYCDAYCSGHLQQCMKHEKNSTLEELYLQEEYDEDEDDSDWEPVSPFLIRKWFCTNCTMPNFDDVCHCEVCGEDRECELLRLGPSAPPVQQESKLAINSGGSNSHQDLSSKSRTAIGFDERMLLHSEVEMKSHPHPERPDRLKAIASDLAAAGIFPGQCYAIPAREITKEELLQVHTLDHIEAVQHTCHMLASYFTSDTYANKHSACAARLAAGLCADLACTILSGGSKNGFALVRPPGHHAGVSQAMGFCLHNNAAVAALAAQRAGAKKILIVDWDVHHGNGTQEIFDDNKSVLYISLHRHENGRFYPGTGAVDEVGSMDGEGFSVNIPWNCGGVGDNDYIFAFQHVVIPIALQFAPDITIVSAGFDAARGDPLGCCDVTPAGYAQMTHMLSSLSQGKLLVILEGGYNLRSISSSATAVVKVLLGENPSSQIDNIPSKAGLQTILQVMQIQMKYWPILKPNFMMLQSQWSTVTSTIRDQIKRRQHPLGPVWWKWRSKKFIYKHLYGQPYPRRHLSFRGLG is encoded by the exons ATGGCCTCTGAGACACTTTGTACAAGTTTAAAAGGGAAAAAGATTTGTGGCAAGAATAAAGTTCACAATGAAATTCATTCAAGGGAATGTCAAAATTGCTCTTATGAGTCCCATGGTAAATTCCCTTCTCAGAGTGTTAATGGCTCTACAAATTTGAGCGAATCCTTTCATAAAGGGAGTGATCATAATCATGGTTCATTAATTGCTAAGTCTAATCAATTACATCTTCCCTCTGAAACTCCAATGCATAGACCAATATCTGAAGTGAGAACTGTTACCAATACTTCTGAAAAAGCTTGTCTGAACGAGGAACATGATTATTGTGATGCATACTGTTCTGGACACCTGCAACAGTGTATGAAACATGAAAAGAACAGTACATTAGAAGAGCTGTACTTGCAAGAAGAGTatgatgaggatgaggatgataGTGATTGGGAGCCTGTCAGTCCTTTTCTCATCAGAAAGTGGTTTTGTACCAATTGCACAATGCCAAACTTTGATGATGTTTGCCATTGTGAG GTATGTGGGGAGGATAGAGAATGCGAGTTGCTTAGGCTTGGTCCTTCTGCACCTCCTGTACAGCAAGAAAGTAAGCTGGCCATTAACTCTGGTGGAAGTAATAGCCACCAAG ATTTGAGCTCAAAATCAAGAACGGCTATTGGGTTTGATGAGAGAATGTTGCTCCATTCAGAG GTTGAGATGAAGTCACACCCTCACCCAGAAAGACCTGATCGTCTTAAAGCAATTGCATCTGACCTTGCTGCAGCAG GGATATTTCCAGGCCAATGCTATGCAATACCAGCTAGAGAAATAACAAAAGAAGAACTTTTACAG GTTCACACTTTGGATCACATTGAAGCAGTTCAACATACATGTCATATGCTTGCAAG TTACTTTACTTCGGACACTTACGCCAACAAGCATTCAGCATGTGCTGCTAGGCTTGCAGCAGGATTATGTGCAGACCTTGCTTGCACAATATTGTCTGGTGGTTCCAAGAATGGTTTTGCTTTA GTTAGACCACCTGGGCATCATGCAGGTGTTTCACAAGCAATGGGCTTTTGCCTCCATAATAATGCTGCAGTTGCAGCATTAGCTGCTCAGCGTGCTGGCGCTAAGAAAATCTTGATTGTTGATTGG GATGTGCATCATGGAAATGGTACACAAGAGATATTTGATGACAACAAATCG GTTTTGTACATATCACTGCATAGGCATGAAAATGGCAGGTTCTATCCTGGAACTGGAGCAGTTGATGAG GTTGGCAGTATGGATGGTGAAGGATTTTCTGTAAACATACCGTGGAATTGTGGAGGCGTGGGAGATAATGATTACATTTTTGCATTTCAGCATGTTGTGATTCCAATAG CTCTTCAATTTGCACCCGATATTACAATTGTTTCAGCAGGCTTTGATGCAGCGCGCGGTGATCCTCTTGGCTGTTGCGAT GTGACTCCTGCTGGATATGCTCAGATGACACACATGCTAAGTAGCCTCTCTCAAGGGAAATTGTTGGTCATCCTTGAAGGAGG CTACAATCTTCGTTCAATATCTTCGTCGGCTACAGCAGTGGTCAAG GTGTTACTTGGTGAAAATCCTAGCAGTCAGATTGACAATATACCATCGAAAGCAGGTTTACAAACCATTCTGCAAGTAATGCAAATTCAGATGAAGTACTGGCCAATTTTGAAACCAAACTTTATGATGCTTCAATCGCAATGGAGTACCGTTACTTCTACTATCA GAGATCAGATTAAAAGGCGGCAACATCCATTGGGTCCAGTATGGTGGAAATGGAGAAGCAAGAAGTTCATATACAAACACCTCTATGGCCAGCCATATCCCAGGAGGCATCTATCGTTCAGAGGACTTGGTTGA
- the LOC122047986 gene encoding histone deacetylase 15-like isoform X1 — MSLDVARSGVILTCIFSTQEEFFDNCNYTCKSDRDFGIWMASETLCTSLKGKKICGKNKVHNEIHSRECQNCSYESHGKFPSQSVNGSTNLSESFHKGSDHNHGSLIAKSNQLHLPSETPMHRPISEVRTVTNTSEKACLNEEHDYCDAYCSGHLQQCMKHEKNSTLEELYLQEEYDEDEDDSDWEPVSPFLIRKWFCTNCTMPNFDDVCHCEVCGEDRECELLRLGPSAPPVQQESKLAINSGGSNSHQDLSSKSRTAIGFDERMLLHSEVEMKSHPHPERPDRLKAIASDLAAAGIFPGQCYAIPAREITKEELLQVHTLDHIEAVQHTCHMLASYFTSDTYANKHSACAARLAAGLCADLACTILSGGSKNGFALVRPPGHHAGVSQAMGFCLHNNAAVAALAAQRAGAKKILIVDWDVHHGNGTQEIFDDNKSVLYISLHRHENGRFYPGTGAVDEVGSMDGEGFSVNIPWNCGGVGDNDYIFAFQHVVIPIALQFAPDITIVSAGFDAARGDPLGCCDVTPAGYAQMTHMLSSLSQGKLLVILEGGYNLRSISSSATAVVKVLLGENPSSQIDNIPSKAGLQTILQVMQIQMKYWPILKPNFMMLQSQWSTVTSTIRDQIKRRQHPLGPVWWKWRSKKFIYKHLYGQPYPRRHLSFRGLG; from the exons ATGTCTTTAGATGTGGCTAGATCTGGTGTTATCTTAACCTGTATATTCTCGACACAGGAGG AATTTTTTGATAACTGCAATTATACTTGCAAGTCAGATAGAGATTTTGGCATTTGGATGGCCTCTGAGACACTTTGTACAAGTTTAAAAGGGAAAAAGATTTGTGGCAAGAATAAAGTTCACAATGAAATTCATTCAAGGGAATGTCAAAATTGCTCTTATGAGTCCCATGGTAAATTCCCTTCTCAGAGTGTTAATGGCTCTACAAATTTGAGCGAATCCTTTCATAAAGGGAGTGATCATAATCATGGTTCATTAATTGCTAAGTCTAATCAATTACATCTTCCCTCTGAAACTCCAATGCATAGACCAATATCTGAAGTGAGAACTGTTACCAATACTTCTGAAAAAGCTTGTCTGAACGAGGAACATGATTATTGTGATGCATACTGTTCTGGACACCTGCAACAGTGTATGAAACATGAAAAGAACAGTACATTAGAAGAGCTGTACTTGCAAGAAGAGTatgatgaggatgaggatgataGTGATTGGGAGCCTGTCAGTCCTTTTCTCATCAGAAAGTGGTTTTGTACCAATTGCACAATGCCAAACTTTGATGATGTTTGCCATTGTGAG GTATGTGGGGAGGATAGAGAATGCGAGTTGCTTAGGCTTGGTCCTTCTGCACCTCCTGTACAGCAAGAAAGTAAGCTGGCCATTAACTCTGGTGGAAGTAATAGCCACCAAG ATTTGAGCTCAAAATCAAGAACGGCTATTGGGTTTGATGAGAGAATGTTGCTCCATTCAGAG GTTGAGATGAAGTCACACCCTCACCCAGAAAGACCTGATCGTCTTAAAGCAATTGCATCTGACCTTGCTGCAGCAG GGATATTTCCAGGCCAATGCTATGCAATACCAGCTAGAGAAATAACAAAAGAAGAACTTTTACAG GTTCACACTTTGGATCACATTGAAGCAGTTCAACATACATGTCATATGCTTGCAAG TTACTTTACTTCGGACACTTACGCCAACAAGCATTCAGCATGTGCTGCTAGGCTTGCAGCAGGATTATGTGCAGACCTTGCTTGCACAATATTGTCTGGTGGTTCCAAGAATGGTTTTGCTTTA GTTAGACCACCTGGGCATCATGCAGGTGTTTCACAAGCAATGGGCTTTTGCCTCCATAATAATGCTGCAGTTGCAGCATTAGCTGCTCAGCGTGCTGGCGCTAAGAAAATCTTGATTGTTGATTGG GATGTGCATCATGGAAATGGTACACAAGAGATATTTGATGACAACAAATCG GTTTTGTACATATCACTGCATAGGCATGAAAATGGCAGGTTCTATCCTGGAACTGGAGCAGTTGATGAG GTTGGCAGTATGGATGGTGAAGGATTTTCTGTAAACATACCGTGGAATTGTGGAGGCGTGGGAGATAATGATTACATTTTTGCATTTCAGCATGTTGTGATTCCAATAG CTCTTCAATTTGCACCCGATATTACAATTGTTTCAGCAGGCTTTGATGCAGCGCGCGGTGATCCTCTTGGCTGTTGCGAT GTGACTCCTGCTGGATATGCTCAGATGACACACATGCTAAGTAGCCTCTCTCAAGGGAAATTGTTGGTCATCCTTGAAGGAGG CTACAATCTTCGTTCAATATCTTCGTCGGCTACAGCAGTGGTCAAG GTGTTACTTGGTGAAAATCCTAGCAGTCAGATTGACAATATACCATCGAAAGCAGGTTTACAAACCATTCTGCAAGTAATGCAAATTCAGATGAAGTACTGGCCAATTTTGAAACCAAACTTTATGATGCTTCAATCGCAATGGAGTACCGTTACTTCTACTATCA GAGATCAGATTAAAAGGCGGCAACATCCATTGGGTCCAGTATGGTGGAAATGGAGAAGCAAGAAGTTCATATACAAACACCTCTATGGCCAGCCATATCCCAGGAGGCATCTATCGTTCAGAGGACTTGGTTGA
- the LOC122047986 gene encoding histone deacetylase 15-like isoform X5, translating into MSLDVARSGVILTCIFSTQEEFFDNCNYTCKSDRDFGIWMASETLCTSLKGKKICGKNKVHNEIHSRECQNCSYESHGKFPSQSVNGSTNLSESFHKGSDHNHGSLIAKSNQLHLPSETPMHRPISEVRTVTNTSEKACLNEEHDYCDAYCSGHLQQCMKHEKNSTLEELYLQEEYDEDEDDSDWEPVSPFLIRKWFCTNCTMPNFDDVCHCEVCGEDRECELLRLGPSAPPVQQESKLAINSGGSNSHQDLSSKSRTAIGFDERMLLHSEVEMKSHPHPERPDRLKAIASDLAAAGIFPGQCYAIPAREITKEELLQVHTLDHIEAVQHTCHMLASYFTSDTYANKHSACAARLAAGLCADLACTILSGGSKNGFALVRPPGHHAGVSQAMGFCLHNNAAVAALAAQRAGAKKILIVDWDVHHGNGTQEIFDDNKSVLYISLHRHENGRFYPGTGAVDEVGSMDGEGFSVNIPWNCGGVGDNDYIFAFQHVVIPIALQFAPDITIVSAGFDAARGDPLGCCDVTPAGYAQMTHMLSSLSQGKLLVILEGGYNLRSISSSATAVVKVLLGENPSSQIDNIPSKAGLQTILQVMQIQMKYWPILKPNFMMLQSQWSTVTSTIN; encoded by the exons ATGTCTTTAGATGTGGCTAGATCTGGTGTTATCTTAACCTGTATATTCTCGACACAGGAGG AATTTTTTGATAACTGCAATTATACTTGCAAGTCAGATAGAGATTTTGGCATTTGGATGGCCTCTGAGACACTTTGTACAAGTTTAAAAGGGAAAAAGATTTGTGGCAAGAATAAAGTTCACAATGAAATTCATTCAAGGGAATGTCAAAATTGCTCTTATGAGTCCCATGGTAAATTCCCTTCTCAGAGTGTTAATGGCTCTACAAATTTGAGCGAATCCTTTCATAAAGGGAGTGATCATAATCATGGTTCATTAATTGCTAAGTCTAATCAATTACATCTTCCCTCTGAAACTCCAATGCATAGACCAATATCTGAAGTGAGAACTGTTACCAATACTTCTGAAAAAGCTTGTCTGAACGAGGAACATGATTATTGTGATGCATACTGTTCTGGACACCTGCAACAGTGTATGAAACATGAAAAGAACAGTACATTAGAAGAGCTGTACTTGCAAGAAGAGTatgatgaggatgaggatgataGTGATTGGGAGCCTGTCAGTCCTTTTCTCATCAGAAAGTGGTTTTGTACCAATTGCACAATGCCAAACTTTGATGATGTTTGCCATTGTGAG GTATGTGGGGAGGATAGAGAATGCGAGTTGCTTAGGCTTGGTCCTTCTGCACCTCCTGTACAGCAAGAAAGTAAGCTGGCCATTAACTCTGGTGGAAGTAATAGCCACCAAG ATTTGAGCTCAAAATCAAGAACGGCTATTGGGTTTGATGAGAGAATGTTGCTCCATTCAGAG GTTGAGATGAAGTCACACCCTCACCCAGAAAGACCTGATCGTCTTAAAGCAATTGCATCTGACCTTGCTGCAGCAG GGATATTTCCAGGCCAATGCTATGCAATACCAGCTAGAGAAATAACAAAAGAAGAACTTTTACAG GTTCACACTTTGGATCACATTGAAGCAGTTCAACATACATGTCATATGCTTGCAAG TTACTTTACTTCGGACACTTACGCCAACAAGCATTCAGCATGTGCTGCTAGGCTTGCAGCAGGATTATGTGCAGACCTTGCTTGCACAATATTGTCTGGTGGTTCCAAGAATGGTTTTGCTTTA GTTAGACCACCTGGGCATCATGCAGGTGTTTCACAAGCAATGGGCTTTTGCCTCCATAATAATGCTGCAGTTGCAGCATTAGCTGCTCAGCGTGCTGGCGCTAAGAAAATCTTGATTGTTGATTGG GATGTGCATCATGGAAATGGTACACAAGAGATATTTGATGACAACAAATCG GTTTTGTACATATCACTGCATAGGCATGAAAATGGCAGGTTCTATCCTGGAACTGGAGCAGTTGATGAG GTTGGCAGTATGGATGGTGAAGGATTTTCTGTAAACATACCGTGGAATTGTGGAGGCGTGGGAGATAATGATTACATTTTTGCATTTCAGCATGTTGTGATTCCAATAG CTCTTCAATTTGCACCCGATATTACAATTGTTTCAGCAGGCTTTGATGCAGCGCGCGGTGATCCTCTTGGCTGTTGCGAT GTGACTCCTGCTGGATATGCTCAGATGACACACATGCTAAGTAGCCTCTCTCAAGGGAAATTGTTGGTCATCCTTGAAGGAGG CTACAATCTTCGTTCAATATCTTCGTCGGCTACAGCAGTGGTCAAG GTGTTACTTGGTGAAAATCCTAGCAGTCAGATTGACAATATACCATCGAAAGCAGGTTTACAAACCATTCTGCAAGTAATGCAAATTCAGATGAAGTACTGGCCAATTTTGAAACCAAACTTTATGATGCTTCAATCGCAATGGAGTACCGTTACTTCTACTATCA ATTAA
- the LOC122047986 gene encoding histone deacetylase 15-like isoform X3, which produces MSLDVARSGVILTCIFSTQEEFFDNCNYTCKSDRDFGIWMASETLCTSLKGKKICGKNKVHNEIHSRECQNCSYESHGKFPSQSVNGSTNLSESFHKGSDHNHGSLIAKSNQLHLPSETPMHRPISEVRTVTNTSEKACLNEEHDYCDAYCSGHLQQCMKHEKNSTLEELYLQEEYDEDEDDSDWEPVSPFLIRKWFCTNCTMPNFDDVCHCEVCGEDRECELLRLGPSAPPVQQESKLAINSGGSNSHQDLSSKSRTAIGFDERMLLHSEVEMKSHPHPERPDRLKAIASDLAAAGIFPGQCYAIPAREITKEELLQVHTLDHIEAVQHTCHMLASYFTSDTYANKHSACAARLAAGLCADLACTILSGGSKNGFALVRPPGHHAGVSQAMGFCLHNNAAVAALAAQRAGAKKILIVDWDVHHGNGTQEIFDDNKSVLYISLHRHENGRFYPGTGAVDEVGSMDGEGFSVNIPWNCGGVGDNDYIFAFQHVVIPIALQFAPDITIVSAGFDAARGDPLGCCDVTPAGYAQMTHMLSSLSQGKLLVILEGGYNLRSISSSATAVVKVLLGENPSSQIDNIPSKAGLQTILQVMQIQMKYWPILKPNFMMLQSQWSTVTSTIKDL; this is translated from the exons ATGTCTTTAGATGTGGCTAGATCTGGTGTTATCTTAACCTGTATATTCTCGACACAGGAGG AATTTTTTGATAACTGCAATTATACTTGCAAGTCAGATAGAGATTTTGGCATTTGGATGGCCTCTGAGACACTTTGTACAAGTTTAAAAGGGAAAAAGATTTGTGGCAAGAATAAAGTTCACAATGAAATTCATTCAAGGGAATGTCAAAATTGCTCTTATGAGTCCCATGGTAAATTCCCTTCTCAGAGTGTTAATGGCTCTACAAATTTGAGCGAATCCTTTCATAAAGGGAGTGATCATAATCATGGTTCATTAATTGCTAAGTCTAATCAATTACATCTTCCCTCTGAAACTCCAATGCATAGACCAATATCTGAAGTGAGAACTGTTACCAATACTTCTGAAAAAGCTTGTCTGAACGAGGAACATGATTATTGTGATGCATACTGTTCTGGACACCTGCAACAGTGTATGAAACATGAAAAGAACAGTACATTAGAAGAGCTGTACTTGCAAGAAGAGTatgatgaggatgaggatgataGTGATTGGGAGCCTGTCAGTCCTTTTCTCATCAGAAAGTGGTTTTGTACCAATTGCACAATGCCAAACTTTGATGATGTTTGCCATTGTGAG GTATGTGGGGAGGATAGAGAATGCGAGTTGCTTAGGCTTGGTCCTTCTGCACCTCCTGTACAGCAAGAAAGTAAGCTGGCCATTAACTCTGGTGGAAGTAATAGCCACCAAG ATTTGAGCTCAAAATCAAGAACGGCTATTGGGTTTGATGAGAGAATGTTGCTCCATTCAGAG GTTGAGATGAAGTCACACCCTCACCCAGAAAGACCTGATCGTCTTAAAGCAATTGCATCTGACCTTGCTGCAGCAG GGATATTTCCAGGCCAATGCTATGCAATACCAGCTAGAGAAATAACAAAAGAAGAACTTTTACAG GTTCACACTTTGGATCACATTGAAGCAGTTCAACATACATGTCATATGCTTGCAAG TTACTTTACTTCGGACACTTACGCCAACAAGCATTCAGCATGTGCTGCTAGGCTTGCAGCAGGATTATGTGCAGACCTTGCTTGCACAATATTGTCTGGTGGTTCCAAGAATGGTTTTGCTTTA GTTAGACCACCTGGGCATCATGCAGGTGTTTCACAAGCAATGGGCTTTTGCCTCCATAATAATGCTGCAGTTGCAGCATTAGCTGCTCAGCGTGCTGGCGCTAAGAAAATCTTGATTGTTGATTGG GATGTGCATCATGGAAATGGTACACAAGAGATATTTGATGACAACAAATCG GTTTTGTACATATCACTGCATAGGCATGAAAATGGCAGGTTCTATCCTGGAACTGGAGCAGTTGATGAG GTTGGCAGTATGGATGGTGAAGGATTTTCTGTAAACATACCGTGGAATTGTGGAGGCGTGGGAGATAATGATTACATTTTTGCATTTCAGCATGTTGTGATTCCAATAG CTCTTCAATTTGCACCCGATATTACAATTGTTTCAGCAGGCTTTGATGCAGCGCGCGGTGATCCTCTTGGCTGTTGCGAT GTGACTCCTGCTGGATATGCTCAGATGACACACATGCTAAGTAGCCTCTCTCAAGGGAAATTGTTGGTCATCCTTGAAGGAGG CTACAATCTTCGTTCAATATCTTCGTCGGCTACAGCAGTGGTCAAG GTGTTACTTGGTGAAAATCCTAGCAGTCAGATTGACAATATACCATCGAAAGCAGGTTTACAAACCATTCTGCAAGTAATGCAAATTCAGATGAAGTACTGGCCAATTTTGAAACCAAACTTTATGATGCTTCAATCGCAATGGAGTACCGTTACTTCTACTATCA AAGATCTATAG
- the LOC122047986 gene encoding histone deacetylase 15-like isoform X4: MSLDVARSGVILTCIFSTQEEFFDNCNYTCKSDRDFGIWMASETLCTSLKGKKICGKNKVHNEIHSRECQNCSYESHGKFPSQSVNGSTNLSESFHKGSDHNHGSLIAKSNQLHLPSETPMHRPISEVRTVTNTSEKACLNEEHDYCDAYCSGHLQQCMKHEKNSTLEELYLQEEYDEDEDDSDWEPVSPFLIRKWFCTNCTMPNFDDVCHCEVCGEDRECELLRLGPSAPPVQQESKLAINSGGSNSHQDLSSKSRTAIGFDERMLLHSEVEMKSHPHPERPDRLKAIASDLAAAGIFPGQCYAIPAREITKEELLQVHTLDHIEAVQHTCHMLASYFTSDTYANKHSACAARLAAGLCADLACTILSGGSKNGFALVRPPGHHAGVSQAMGFCLHNNAAVAALAAQRAGAKKILIVDWDVHHGNGTQEIFDDNKSVLYISLHRHENGRFYPGTGAVDEVGSMDGEGFSVNIPWNCGGVGDNDYIFAFQHVVIPIALQFAPDITIVSAGFDAARGDPLGCCDVTPAGYAQMTHMLSSLSQGKLLVILEGGYNLRSISSSATAVVKVLLGENPSSQIDNIPSKAGLQTILQVMQIQMKYWPILKPNFMMLQSQWSTVTSTINL, from the exons ATGTCTTTAGATGTGGCTAGATCTGGTGTTATCTTAACCTGTATATTCTCGACACAGGAGG AATTTTTTGATAACTGCAATTATACTTGCAAGTCAGATAGAGATTTTGGCATTTGGATGGCCTCTGAGACACTTTGTACAAGTTTAAAAGGGAAAAAGATTTGTGGCAAGAATAAAGTTCACAATGAAATTCATTCAAGGGAATGTCAAAATTGCTCTTATGAGTCCCATGGTAAATTCCCTTCTCAGAGTGTTAATGGCTCTACAAATTTGAGCGAATCCTTTCATAAAGGGAGTGATCATAATCATGGTTCATTAATTGCTAAGTCTAATCAATTACATCTTCCCTCTGAAACTCCAATGCATAGACCAATATCTGAAGTGAGAACTGTTACCAATACTTCTGAAAAAGCTTGTCTGAACGAGGAACATGATTATTGTGATGCATACTGTTCTGGACACCTGCAACAGTGTATGAAACATGAAAAGAACAGTACATTAGAAGAGCTGTACTTGCAAGAAGAGTatgatgaggatgaggatgataGTGATTGGGAGCCTGTCAGTCCTTTTCTCATCAGAAAGTGGTTTTGTACCAATTGCACAATGCCAAACTTTGATGATGTTTGCCATTGTGAG GTATGTGGGGAGGATAGAGAATGCGAGTTGCTTAGGCTTGGTCCTTCTGCACCTCCTGTACAGCAAGAAAGTAAGCTGGCCATTAACTCTGGTGGAAGTAATAGCCACCAAG ATTTGAGCTCAAAATCAAGAACGGCTATTGGGTTTGATGAGAGAATGTTGCTCCATTCAGAG GTTGAGATGAAGTCACACCCTCACCCAGAAAGACCTGATCGTCTTAAAGCAATTGCATCTGACCTTGCTGCAGCAG GGATATTTCCAGGCCAATGCTATGCAATACCAGCTAGAGAAATAACAAAAGAAGAACTTTTACAG GTTCACACTTTGGATCACATTGAAGCAGTTCAACATACATGTCATATGCTTGCAAG TTACTTTACTTCGGACACTTACGCCAACAAGCATTCAGCATGTGCTGCTAGGCTTGCAGCAGGATTATGTGCAGACCTTGCTTGCACAATATTGTCTGGTGGTTCCAAGAATGGTTTTGCTTTA GTTAGACCACCTGGGCATCATGCAGGTGTTTCACAAGCAATGGGCTTTTGCCTCCATAATAATGCTGCAGTTGCAGCATTAGCTGCTCAGCGTGCTGGCGCTAAGAAAATCTTGATTGTTGATTGG GATGTGCATCATGGAAATGGTACACAAGAGATATTTGATGACAACAAATCG GTTTTGTACATATCACTGCATAGGCATGAAAATGGCAGGTTCTATCCTGGAACTGGAGCAGTTGATGAG GTTGGCAGTATGGATGGTGAAGGATTTTCTGTAAACATACCGTGGAATTGTGGAGGCGTGGGAGATAATGATTACATTTTTGCATTTCAGCATGTTGTGATTCCAATAG CTCTTCAATTTGCACCCGATATTACAATTGTTTCAGCAGGCTTTGATGCAGCGCGCGGTGATCCTCTTGGCTGTTGCGAT GTGACTCCTGCTGGATATGCTCAGATGACACACATGCTAAGTAGCCTCTCTCAAGGGAAATTGTTGGTCATCCTTGAAGGAGG CTACAATCTTCGTTCAATATCTTCGTCGGCTACAGCAGTGGTCAAG GTGTTACTTGGTGAAAATCCTAGCAGTCAGATTGACAATATACCATCGAAAGCAGGTTTACAAACCATTCTGCAAGTAATGCAAATTCAGATGAAGTACTGGCCAATTTTGAAACCAAACTTTATGATGCTTCAATCGCAATGGAGTACCGTTACTTCTACTATCA ATCTATAG
- the LOC122047989 gene encoding proteasome subunit beta type-2-B-like encodes MECVFGLVGDGFALVAADSSAVNSILVHKSNEDKIMILDSHKLLGASGEAGDRVQFTEYIQKNVHLYEFRNGIPLSTAAAANFTRGELAQALRKSPYSVNILLAGYDKDIGPSLYYIDYIATLHKVDKGAFGYGSFFSLSMMDRHYHSGMSLKEAVDLVDKCIVEIRTRLVVSPPNFVIKIVDKDGAKEYAWRETIKDAEEPTA; translated from the exons ATGGAATGCGTGTTTGGACTTGTGGGAGATGGCTTTGCGCTGGTGGCGGCGGACAGCTCCGCCGTCAACAGTATCCTCGTGCACAAGTCCAACGAGGATAAGATCATGATCCTCGACTCTCACAAGCTTCTGGGAGCCTCAGGCGAGGCAGGCGATCG GGTTCAGTTCACCGAATATATCCAGAAAAACGTTCACCTCTATGAGTTCCGTAATGGAATTCCTCTCAGCACTGCTGCCGCCGCCAACTTCACCCGCGGTGAGCTCGCTCAAGCCCTGCGCAAG AGCCCCTATTCTGTTAACATTCTGCTAGCTGGATATGACAAGGACATCGGCCCATCTCTCTACTACATCGACTACATTGCAACTCTCCACAAAGTAGACAAAGGTGCATTCGGCTACGGATCCTTTTTCAGCTTATCAATGATGGACCGACACTACCACAGCGGCATGTCACTGAAGGAAGCTGTCGACTTGGTCGACAAGTGCATCGTAGAAATCCGAACCAGACTGGTTGTTTCTCCGCCAAACTTTGTGATCAAGATCGTCGATAAAGATGGCGCTAAGGAGTATGCCTGGCGCGAGACAATCAAAGATGCTGAAGAGCCTACTGCTTGA